Proteins co-encoded in one Strix uralensis isolate ZFMK-TIS-50842 chromosome 2, bStrUra1, whole genome shotgun sequence genomic window:
- the BIVM gene encoding basic immunoglobulin-like variable motif-containing protein isoform X1, translating into MPNISEDEKENGSGNNGNTENKLGKESPEASLHDPVKPYCMSDASTASLVSRADGHYPWGCPVTHTREKFYTICSDYAFLNRVTSICKSPSASVSACLSGSAALNVGNNTPGLLSIQTGASEIIYSEDTNLESLAGDLGKLPLAWEIDKSEFNGVTTNLKNKAGNMKKQVTKKKSVDKKSKQYRECPQRSSLEDVKERKVLDLRRWYCVSRPQYKTSCGISSLVSCWNFLYSTLGAGSLPPITQEEALHILGFQPPFEEIRFGPFTGNTTLMRWFRQINDHFHIKGCSYVLYKPHGKNKTAGETAAGALAKLTRGLKDESMAYIYHCQNHYFCPIGFEATPVKASKAYRLLDLDSGDLGSVPSSTTDFQCDFRDRVLQQEVEYWILIGEPSRKHPTIHCKRWADIVTDLNTQNPEYLDIRHLERGLQHRKTKKVGGNLHCIIAFQRLNWQRFGPWNFPFGNVRQDKQSQTQGQGISKSESEDNISKKQHGRLGRSFSAGFHQESTWKKSNLRERRNSGYQSYNDYDGND; encoded by the exons ATGCCTAacatttcagaagatgaaaaggagaatGGTTCTGGAAATAatggaaacactgaaaacaaactTGGGAAAGAATCCCCAGAAGCTTCTCTTCATGATCCTGTGAAGCCATACTGCATGTCAGACGCCTCCACTGCATCCTTGGTGTCCAGGGCTGATGGGCATTATCCATGGGGATGTCCTGTGACTCATACACGAGAGAAATTTTATACCATCTGCTCAGACTATGCTTTTTTAAACAGAGTAACATCTATTTGTAAAAGCCCAAGTGCTTCAGTTAGTGCCTGCCTGTCAGGCAGTGCTGCCTTAAATGTTGGAAATAACACACCTGGCTTACTCAGCATTCAAACTGGTGCTTCAGAGATAATCTACAGCGAAGACACTAACTTGGAAAGCTTGGCTGGCGATCTTGGAAAGCTTCCACTGGCATGGGAAATCGACAAATCGGAGTTCAATGGCGTGACCACAAATCTGAAGAACAAAGCAG GCAACATGAAGAAACAAGTAACAAAGAAGAAATCTGtagacaaaaaaagcaaacaatacaGGGAGTGTCCTCAGCGTTCTTCTCTTGAAGATGTGAAGGAGAGGAAAGTGTTGGACCTCCGAAGATG gTATTGTGTTAGCCGACCTCAATACAAGACTTCCTGTGGAATTTCATCCTTAGTGTCTTGCTGGAATTTCCTGTATAGTACACTGGGAGCTGGGAG tttaccACCTATTACTCAAGAAGAAGCTTTGCATATACTGGGCTTTCAGCCCCCATTTGAGGAGATTAGGTTTGGTCCCTTCACTGGAAATACAACTTTAATGAG ATGGTTTAGGCAAATAAATGATCACTTCCATATCAAGGGATGCTCATATGTTCTGTATAAACCTCATGGGAAGAACAAGACAGCTGGAGAAACTG CTGCAGGGGCCCTTGCAAAGCTAACACGTGGACTGAAAGATGAATCAATGGCCTACATCTACCATTGCCAAAACCATTATTTTTGCCCAATTGGATTTGAAGCAACCCCAGTAAAAGCTAGTAAAGCCTATAG GTTGCTGGATTTGGACTCGGGAGACCTGGGTTCAGTTCCCAGTTCAACCACAGACTTCCAGTGTGACTTTAG AGATCGTGTCTTACAGCAGGAAGTAGAATATTGGATCTTAATTGGAGAGCCGAGCAGAAAACATCCAACAATACACTGTAAAAG GTGGGCAGATATTGTCACTGACCTAAACACACAAAATCCAGAATATCTAGATATTCGACACCTAGAGAGAGGATTGCAGCATCGAAAAACAAAGAAG GTTGGAGGAAATCTTCATTGCATCATTGCCTTTCAGAGACTTAACTGGCAAAGATTTGGTCCTTGGAATTTTCCATTTGGAAATGTTAGACAGGATAAACAATCCCAAACACAAGGACAAGGAATTTCCAAATCTGAGAGTGAAGACAATATCTCTAAGAAACAACATGGACGACTGGGTCGATCTTTCAGTGCTGGCTTTCATCAAGAATCTACATGGAAGAAATCTAATCTTCGTGAGAGGAGGAACAGTGGGTATCAGAGTTATAATGATTATGATGGAAATGATTAA
- the BIVM gene encoding basic immunoglobulin-like variable motif-containing protein isoform X2, translated as MPNISEDEKENGSGNNGNTENKLGKESPEASLHDPVKPYCMSDASTASLVSRADGHYPWGCPVTHTREKFYTICSDYAFLNRVTSICKSPSASVSACLSGSAALNVGNNTPGLLSIQTGASEIIYSEDTNLESLAGDLGKLPLAWEIDKSEFNGVTTNLKNKAGNMKKQVTKKKSVDKKSKQYRECPQRSSLEDVKERKVLDLRRWYCVSRPQYKTSCGISSLVSCWNFLYSTLGAGSLPPITQEEALHILGFQPPFEEIRFGPFTGNTTLMRWFRQINDHFHIKGCSYVLYKPHGKNKTAGETAAGALAKLTRGLKDESMAYIYHCQNHYFCPIGFEATPVKASKAYRDRVLQQEVEYWILIGEPSRKHPTIHCKRWADIVTDLNTQNPEYLDIRHLERGLQHRKTKKVGGNLHCIIAFQRLNWQRFGPWNFPFGNVRQDKQSQTQGQGISKSESEDNISKKQHGRLGRSFSAGFHQESTWKKSNLRERRNSGYQSYNDYDGND; from the exons ATGCCTAacatttcagaagatgaaaaggagaatGGTTCTGGAAATAatggaaacactgaaaacaaactTGGGAAAGAATCCCCAGAAGCTTCTCTTCATGATCCTGTGAAGCCATACTGCATGTCAGACGCCTCCACTGCATCCTTGGTGTCCAGGGCTGATGGGCATTATCCATGGGGATGTCCTGTGACTCATACACGAGAGAAATTTTATACCATCTGCTCAGACTATGCTTTTTTAAACAGAGTAACATCTATTTGTAAAAGCCCAAGTGCTTCAGTTAGTGCCTGCCTGTCAGGCAGTGCTGCCTTAAATGTTGGAAATAACACACCTGGCTTACTCAGCATTCAAACTGGTGCTTCAGAGATAATCTACAGCGAAGACACTAACTTGGAAAGCTTGGCTGGCGATCTTGGAAAGCTTCCACTGGCATGGGAAATCGACAAATCGGAGTTCAATGGCGTGACCACAAATCTGAAGAACAAAGCAG GCAACATGAAGAAACAAGTAACAAAGAAGAAATCTGtagacaaaaaaagcaaacaatacaGGGAGTGTCCTCAGCGTTCTTCTCTTGAAGATGTGAAGGAGAGGAAAGTGTTGGACCTCCGAAGATG gTATTGTGTTAGCCGACCTCAATACAAGACTTCCTGTGGAATTTCATCCTTAGTGTCTTGCTGGAATTTCCTGTATAGTACACTGGGAGCTGGGAG tttaccACCTATTACTCAAGAAGAAGCTTTGCATATACTGGGCTTTCAGCCCCCATTTGAGGAGATTAGGTTTGGTCCCTTCACTGGAAATACAACTTTAATGAG ATGGTTTAGGCAAATAAATGATCACTTCCATATCAAGGGATGCTCATATGTTCTGTATAAACCTCATGGGAAGAACAAGACAGCTGGAGAAACTG CTGCAGGGGCCCTTGCAAAGCTAACACGTGGACTGAAAGATGAATCAATGGCCTACATCTACCATTGCCAAAACCATTATTTTTGCCCAATTGGATTTGAAGCAACCCCAGTAAAAGCTAGTAAAGCCTATAG AGATCGTGTCTTACAGCAGGAAGTAGAATATTGGATCTTAATTGGAGAGCCGAGCAGAAAACATCCAACAATACACTGTAAAAG GTGGGCAGATATTGTCACTGACCTAAACACACAAAATCCAGAATATCTAGATATTCGACACCTAGAGAGAGGATTGCAGCATCGAAAAACAAAGAAG GTTGGAGGAAATCTTCATTGCATCATTGCCTTTCAGAGACTTAACTGGCAAAGATTTGGTCCTTGGAATTTTCCATTTGGAAATGTTAGACAGGATAAACAATCCCAAACACAAGGACAAGGAATTTCCAAATCTGAGAGTGAAGACAATATCTCTAAGAAACAACATGGACGACTGGGTCGATCTTTCAGTGCTGGCTTTCATCAAGAATCTACATGGAAGAAATCTAATCTTCGTGAGAGGAGGAACAGTGGGTATCAGAGTTATAATGATTATGATGGAAATGATTAA